A single Mucilaginibacter inviolabilis DNA region contains:
- a CDS encoding HIT family protein, with the protein MMSIFSKIIAGEIPAHVVAESNEFLAFLDISPLAEGHVLVIPKKEVDYIFDLDDETYTGLHIFAKIVATALKKAIPCKKVGVAVIGLEVPHAHIHLIPMNRVDDMNFARPKLSFTPEELSATKEKIKAALRD; encoded by the coding sequence ATCATGAGCATTTTTTCAAAAATAATAGCGGGCGAAATACCCGCGCACGTAGTAGCTGAAAGTAATGAGTTTTTAGCTTTTCTGGATATTAGTCCGCTGGCTGAAGGGCATGTGCTGGTAATACCCAAAAAAGAGGTTGATTATATATTTGACCTGGACGACGAAACTTATACCGGCCTGCACATTTTCGCGAAAATTGTGGCAACAGCGCTCAAAAAGGCTATCCCTTGCAAAAAAGTTGGCGTTGCGGTAATTGGTTTAGAAGTTCCGCATGCGCACATCCATCTGATTCCCATGAACCGGGTTGATGATATGAACTTTGCCCGCCCCAAACTAAGCTTTACCCCCGAAGAACTTAGTGCTACCAAAGAAAAAATCAAGGCTGCTCTGCGGGATTGA
- a CDS encoding pyridoxamine 5'-phosphate oxidase family protein, with product MAAPKSHLVPSRSAKRANYEPETIHSILDEALYCTISYSFENKPFSIPTAFVRYGDKIYIHGSVGSHFIRELEKGIPVCITVTLMDALVVAKSAFHHSVNYRSVVIFAQAEKVESVEDKIEAFKWLTDKIVPGSWDYLRPIKENEVRKTTALAFSIEEASAKIRSGMPVDDEEDEALPIWSGLIPLQNGRMAPLPDKFSEHMPLPPHLVGGL from the coding sequence ATGGCAGCTCCAAAATCACATCTCGTTCCGAGCCGGTCGGCCAAAAGAGCCAACTATGAACCGGAAACCATCCATAGCATACTTGACGAAGCGCTTTATTGCACCATCAGTTATTCGTTTGAAAATAAGCCTTTTTCTATCCCTACAGCTTTTGTGCGTTACGGGGATAAAATTTACATTCATGGCTCGGTAGGCAGTCACTTTATCCGCGAGCTGGAAAAAGGCATCCCGGTTTGTATCACGGTAACCCTGATGGATGCTCTGGTGGTTGCCAAATCGGCTTTTCACCACTCGGTGAATTACCGCTCGGTAGTGATATTTGCGCAAGCCGAAAAAGTAGAGAGCGTAGAAGATAAAATCGAAGCTTTTAAATGGCTTACCGATAAAATTGTACCGGGCAGTTGGGACTATTTGCGTCCCATTAAAGAAAATGAAGTACGCAAAACAACTGCTTTGGCTTTCAGTATTGAGGAGGCATCGGCCAAGATTCGCTCAGGAATGCCGGTTGACGACGAAGAAGATGAGGCATTGCCTATCTGGTCTGGATTGATCCCGTTGCAAAACGGACGCATGGCACCACTCCCAGATAAATTCAGCGAACATATGCCTTTGCCGCCGCACCTTGTTGGTGGTCTTTAG
- a CDS encoding NAD(P)-dependent oxidoreductase, producing the protein MKNNILIVDDVHPIFMEMATAKGYQCDYQPLIKADEALQIIGDYAGLVIRSKFRVDKQVIDAGTNLRFVARAGAGMDNIDEAYASEKGISLINAPEGNSDAVGEHAIGLLLSLMNNLNKGDAEIRGGSWQREANRGFELKGKTVGIIGYGHMGHSFARKLSGFQVEVIAYDKYKTGFSDRYAREVSMEDIVKHSDVLSLHIPLTPETNGLVDDEYLFHFKKPIFFINTSRGKTAKVSAVLNAIKQGKILGAGLDVLEVEKFPALAEQVWFDELRQSGRVLLSPHVAGWTFDSYRKISEVMAEKLEAIG; encoded by the coding sequence TTGAAAAATAACATTCTTATAGTTGACGATGTGCATCCCATATTTATGGAGATGGCCACCGCCAAAGGTTATCAATGCGATTACCAACCCCTGATCAAAGCTGATGAAGCTTTGCAGATCATAGGCGATTACGCCGGACTGGTGATCCGTTCCAAATTCAGGGTTGATAAACAGGTGATAGATGCCGGAACCAACCTGCGTTTTGTGGCTCGCGCCGGTGCTGGTATGGATAATATCGACGAAGCTTATGCGAGCGAAAAGGGCATCAGCCTGATCAACGCGCCCGAAGGTAATTCAGACGCGGTGGGCGAACATGCCATTGGTTTGCTGTTATCTTTAATGAATAATTTAAATAAAGGCGATGCCGAAATACGCGGCGGCAGCTGGCAGCGCGAAGCCAATCGTGGCTTTGAGCTTAAAGGTAAAACCGTAGGAATTATTGGTTACGGACATATGGGGCATAGCTTTGCCCGTAAGCTTTCGGGTTTCCAGGTAGAGGTAATTGCTTACGATAAATATAAAACCGGCTTTAGCGATCGTTATGCCCGGGAGGTAAGCATGGAGGATATTGTGAAACATAGCGATGTACTGAGTCTGCACATCCCGCTTACACCCGAAACAAATGGATTGGTGGATGACGAATATCTTTTCCACTTTAAAAAGCCTATATTTTTCATCAATACTTCGCGTGGCAAAACAGCTAAAGTAAGCGCAGTGCTGAACGCTATTAAGCAGGGTAAAATACTGGGTGCGGGTTTGGATGTATTGGAGGTAGAAAAATTCCCGGCCCTGGCCGAGCAGGTATGGTTTGATGAACTGCGCCAAAGCGGCAGGGTGTTGCTGAGCCCCCACGTTGCCGGCTGGACATTTGACTCCTACCGCAAAATAAGCGAAGTAATGGCCGAGAAACTGGAGGCGATTGGATAA
- the greA gene encoding transcription elongation factor GreA, translated as MAEVSYFTKDGLEKLKEELQKLKTTGRADISRAIAEARDKGDLSENAEYDAAKEAQGLHEAKIAQMQETLANARLLDESKLDVSKVLALSVVKIKNLKNGATMSYQLVSESEADMKAGKISVTSPIAKGLLGKKVGETAEITVPAGKIEFEILEISR; from the coding sequence ATGGCAGAGGTATCATACTTTACCAAAGATGGTTTAGAGAAATTAAAAGAAGAATTACAAAAATTAAAAACAACCGGACGTGCGGATATATCAAGAGCTATAGCCGAGGCCCGGGATAAAGGTGACCTTTCTGAAAACGCGGAATACGATGCCGCAAAAGAAGCACAAGGCTTGCACGAGGCTAAAATTGCGCAAATGCAGGAAACCCTGGCTAATGCACGCCTGCTTGATGAGTCGAAACTGGATGTATCCAAGGTGTTGGCATTATCTGTGGTAAAGATCAAAAATCTTAAAAACGGCGCTACTATGAGCTACCAGCTGGTATCAGAAAGCGAAGCCGATATGAAAGCCGGTAAAATATCGGTAACATCTCCAATTGCAAAAGGCTTGCTGGGCAAAAAAGTTGGCGAAACCGCCGAGATCACTGTACCGGCCGGTAAAATTGAATTTGAAATACTGGAAATCAGCAGATAG